From one Halodesulfovibrio sp. genomic stretch:
- a CDS encoding UbiA family prenyltransferase: MNIYRLESKLDARRMVANVVVLGRFPLSFVVAVVSMLGYFLHTPDVTCGAFAAGLGSFFLCAGCSALNQVQEKRTDGYFSRTVLRPLPQGYLSAKMAALMGGVWIGLAASLYAMTGSVQTLALGAGVVVVYNGMYTALKRRSSIALLVGCVAGALPPLMGWVAAGGSITDPLILTNCTIWYFAQIAHGWVQIYTHKEEYLSRFSPLVVSYFVLMHHKVLMRVWYFAYICSIMSFALVCTWTLGVSSLVGAFLGGILLLGSVLPLTRLTSLRLFDIASMCILLGAVLVQL; encoded by the coding sequence ATGAATATTTACCGGCTGGAATCTAAACTTGATGCGCGGAGAATGGTGGCGAACGTTGTTGTTCTTGGGCGTTTTCCTCTTTCTTTTGTTGTGGCAGTCGTATCTATGCTCGGCTATTTTTTGCATACGCCGGATGTGACGTGCGGCGCGTTTGCAGCTGGATTGGGAAGTTTCTTCCTTTGTGCGGGCTGCTCTGCACTTAATCAGGTGCAGGAAAAACGGACAGACGGATATTTTTCGCGTACAGTCCTGCGCCCGCTTCCTCAAGGGTATCTTAGTGCTAAAATGGCAGCTTTGATGGGAGGAGTGTGGATTGGACTGGCTGCCAGCCTGTATGCAATGACAGGTTCGGTACAGACTTTAGCTTTAGGTGCCGGAGTAGTGGTTGTTTATAATGGCATGTATACCGCATTAAAGCGTCGCTCTTCTATCGCCTTACTTGTCGGTTGTGTTGCCGGAGCATTGCCACCTCTTATGGGGTGGGTTGCTGCTGGCGGTAGTATTACTGACCCGTTGATTTTGACGAATTGTACTATATGGTATTTTGCGCAGATTGCGCACGGGTGGGTTCAAATTTACACACATAAAGAAGAATATTTATCTCGATTCAGCCCGTTGGTGGTGAGTTATTTTGTATTGATGCACCATAAAGTACTGATGCGTGTATGGTACTTTGCATACATATGCAGCATTATGTCATTCGCTTTAGTGTGCACATGGACATTAGGAGTTTCTTCTCTTGTTGGTGCTTTTCTTGGGGGAATATTGCTGCTGGGAAGTGTGTTACCGTTGACAAGGCTTACGTCACTTCGTCTTTTTGATATTGCATCAATGTGTATTTTACTGGGAGCTGTGCTGGTACAACTTTAA